The window GCTAGTATTATAGATAATATTATAGTGCTATATACCATATTATCTAGTGGTTTCATTACTTCATCTACAGGAGCAGCTAATCCTATATCCCATCCATTAAATTCAAGATTATTATACAAAAGAAATATTTCTTTTCCATTATAGTCTATAATATTATTTAGTCCACCTTCTCCTCTGCTTTTCAAAATAGCAGCTTCATTATAAATTTCATTTATATTTGTTAATCCATTTTCTTTTGAATAAAGAAACTCTTTTTGAGGGTGTGCAAGAATATTTCCATTGTTATCAACTAAAAAAGCATATCCACCCTTTAAAGGTTTTGATTTATTAATAGTATTCACTATATGATTTACAGATATATCAGCAGCTAAAACTCCAATAATACCTTGTTCTGTCCTAATAGCCTTAGAAAAAGTAACAATCAATCCTCCATGATTTATATCTACATAAGGAGATGAGATTGCTATTTCATCAGTTTGTATAGCATTTTTATACCATTCTCTTTCAACAACATTATAATCGTCATCAGGAATCCAGATATTAAATCCTGTTACAAAAACATTGTCAGGAAAAGCAATATAATACTCTTTGACATCAGGATTTTTTTTGTTTTTATAATTAAAATATTCTATCAGCTTGTCCCTATTATAATCGTTTTTATACATAAGCTCATTATAAAGATCATTTAATAATCTTGCTTGAGTAGAAATCCATCCTTCTATTTCTACAGCATGTCTCTTTGAAATCTCCTCTAATTTTGCAAATGTTTGTTCCTTTATATTTGTAGATAATATTTTATAACTAATTATAGTTGCTGATAAGATACTAAAAATACATATGAAACAACTTACTAAAATAATTTTACTTCTAATACTTTTCATAGTCTCACTCCAAAGTCATATATTATTTCTGATATGCTTTCTATTTAGCTTTTTTAACATTCTCACTATCTATAAATATGTAAAACTAAAAAAACATAATAAATACATCTTCATTATAACTTAAATCTAATTTTAACGGAACTATTATTTTACATAAACTTGATCATCATAATTTATTATATAAATATTATAATCACTGCTAAGTTCTGAACATATACCTGTGACAAAAACATAAAACAGTTAGTAGTTAATGGTTAGTAGTAAGTAGTTTAATGATGCAATCCATAGGATTTCCACCATCAACTACTAACTACTAGCTACGAACTACTAACTGTTTTTACACCTTTCCTATTAACCTAAACTCAAATAAGTGGAGGCTTTTATTTGTTCTTATTTTTATTTTTATAAAACACAAAAATCCCTAAATAAGTAAATGTTATTGCTACAATAGGATTTATTAAATTCATAAAAGCATATGGCAAATAAGAAAATGTAGCTACTCCCAGCGTTGCCGCTTGATATGCTCCACATCCATTCCAAGGAACTAATGCTGACCACATAGTCCCACCGTCTTCTAAGGTTCTAGATAAAAATTTCCTGTCTAAATTTCGTTCATCATATGCTTTTGCATACATCCTACCTGGAACTATTATTGATAGATATTGATCTGTTAATACAAAATCTCCTAAAATCCCAGTAATGATAGTTAACGAAACTAATCCCCCTAAAGATTTAACTCTTTTAACTAAACTACCTAGTATAACCTCTGTAAATCCTGCTTTTTCTAATATGCCTCCAAATGCCAATGCAAATATTATCAATGATATAGTCCACATCATGGAATTCAAACCACCACGATTTAGTAATTTATCTACTATTTCTACTCCTGTATTTCCTTTAAATCCATAATGAAAATTTAATAATACTTCCCCTAGTCCTCTTCCTTGAAATATCATTGCAAATATTCCACCCAGCCCTGATGCTGCCAATAAAGATGGTATACTGGGAACTTTTTTAATTGCTGCAATTATTACAAATAGCGGTGGTATTAACAACCATATATTGATATTAAAATTCTCAAATATAGTACTTCTAATCAACTCAACTCTACCTGGATCAAAATTTCCCCCTCCAATTTTGAACCCAATAATTCCATATATTATTAAAGATATTATAAAACTTGGTAAAGTAGTAGATAACATGGCCCCCACATGTTCATAAAGTGGTGCTTCAGCAGTTGCAGCTGCAACATTAGTACTATCAGAAAGAGGTGATAGTTTATCCCCAAAGTAAGCCCCTGATATTACCATTCCTGCTGCTAAGGCTGGATTTATACCTAATCCTGCTGCTATACTCATAAGGGCTATACCAACAGTTCCCGATGATGTCCATGCACTACCTGTTGCAACTGAAACTATTGCACATAATATTGCCCCTGTAGGCAAAAATATAGTTGGAGAAATTAACCCTAATCCATAATATACCATTGCTGGTACAGTCCCTGATGAAACCCAAGTACCAATCAACATACCTACTATCATTACTATAATTAATGCCTCCATTGCTCTATATATACTTTGAAGCATTCCTTTTAATATATTATTCCATGAAAAACCTAACCTAACAGCCATAAAAGAAGCCAATACACATGCTAAGACAATAGGTATATGAGGCTCTAACTCATATTTTAATATTCCTACTATTATTATTACCATCATACCTATAATAGGAACTAATGCTTCC of the Clostridiisalibacter paucivorans DSM 22131 genome contains:
- a CDS encoding PDC sensor domain-containing protein; this encodes MKSIRSKIILVSCFICIFSILSATIISYKILSTNIKEQTFAKLEEISKRHAVEIEGWISTQARLLNDLYNELMYKNDYNRDKLIEYFNYKNKKNPDVKEYYIAFPDNVFVTGFNIWIPDDDYNVVEREWYKNAIQTDEIAISSPYVDINHGGLIVTFSKAIRTEQGIIGVLAADISVNHIVNTINKSKPLKGGYAFLVDNNGNILAHPQKEFLYSKENGLTNINEIYNEAAILKSRGEGGLNNIIDYNGKEIFLLYNNLEFNGWDIGLAAPVDEVMKPLDNMVYSTIILSIILAIISVVLTFILGNSIAKPIKVATNNVEKMAELDITEDIDKKYLNMKDEIGRMFNAFQMIIVSLREFLSELNDISNKISTFSDELAVLSYKSSIDTDNIVENSANIAEIRDKNVKKIKKLIKCMEDLYNKTNKFTIENNNIKNEEINNQLELINKEVGKLTKELTQTQDIVLFESIQTKDIYSLIGEQRLLMEEISSASQCLAELGEELNEYIAKFKS
- the nhaC gene encoding Na+/H+ antiporter NhaC, which produces MEKVKKFKEIRIPKLWEALVPIIGMMVIIIVGILKYELEPHIPIVLACVLASFMAVRLGFSWNNILKGMLQSIYRAMEALIIVMIVGMLIGTWVSSGTVPAMVYYGLGLISPTIFLPTGAILCAIVSVATGSAWTSSGTVGIALMSIAAGLGINPALAAGMVISGAYFGDKLSPLSDSTNVAAATAEAPLYEHVGAMLSTTLPSFIISLIIYGIIGFKIGGGNFDPGRVELIRSTIFENFNINIWLLIPPLFVIIAAIKKVPSIPSLLAASGLGGIFAMIFQGRGLGEVLLNFHYGFKGNTGVEIVDKLLNRGGLNSMMWTISLIIFALAFGGILEKAGFTEVILGSLVKRVKSLGGLVSLTIITGILGDFVLTDQYLSIIVPGRMYAKAYDERNLDRKFLSRTLEDGGTMWSALVPWNGCGAYQAATLGVATFSYLPYAFMNLINPIVAITFTYLGIFVFYKNKNKNK